A stretch of DNA from Halococcus agarilyticus:
GATCGGCGTCGAGCACGTATCGTGTGGTGTTGAGCGGGTAGATCCCGAGATCCATCACGCTCGCGCCGTAGCCCGCGAGGTCGGGATCGAGTCGCCAGTGGTCGGGGTCGTCGAACATGTCGAGGAGCCGCTGGGTCATCGCGCCGTGAACTCCCACGACGTCGCCGACGAACCCCGAGTTCACGAGGTCGCGCGCCCGCCGGACCGCCGGCTCGGTGTGCATCCGGTAGGCCACCATCAGCGTGACGTCCTCGCAGGCCGCAACGAGGTCCTCGGCGCGCTCGACGGTGGCCTCCATGGGTTTCTCACAGAGGATCGCCTTGTCGAGTGCGGCCGCGGTTTCCGCGTACTGGAGGTGGAGCGCGTTCGGGGTGGCGACGTACACCGCGTCGTACGCCTCGCTCGCCACGCCGTCGTGGAACTCGTCGTAGGTCAGGCCGTGCTCGACCGTCGCGTGGGTCTCGGCGAGGTCGGTCGCGCGCTCCTTCGAGCTGCTGACGACGACCGTCGTCTCACAGAGTTCGGAGTCAGTGACGGCGGGCATCGCCATCTCCGTCGTCCACCACCCGAGTCCGATCATTGCGAATCGCACAGTCCCAGACGCGTCCGATCGCCAGTCGCGCTCGGTGAATCCATCGAACAGTCCGTCGAGCGAGTCGTCGATCATCGCTCACCGTGAGAGGAGCCGTTCCCAGCGGGTGGTCGTCGGTCGGTACGAACGAGCGTGAGATGTGTCGTATCGTGTGTCATGGTGAAGAGTCGCGTGCAGCGGTAGTGATCGGGGGAACGGTGTCGTGCGACGAACGAGCAGCTATCCGCCGATGTCGCCCTCGTAGACGACGCCGCGCCCGGCGTCGAGCGTGACGCGATCGCCCTCGGCGACGTCGGTCAGCGAGACGCCGGAGATCATCGGGAGGCCGACCTCGCGCGCGACGATCGCGGGGTAGCCCGTGACGCCCTCGCGGGCGCTGGCGATGCCCCCGAGCCGCGCGGGATCGCCGTCGAACTCGTCGTCGAACTCGGCGGGCAGCGCGAGCACCGCCCCCTCGGGAAGATCGGTGAGATCGCCGTCGTCGATCCGATGGAGCGGGCCCGAGACCCGCCCGTCGACCACCGACCGGCCGGCGGCGAGGATCTCGGCCGCGACGTGGAGCTTGAGCGTGTTGGTGGTGTTCGTGTCCTCGAGATCGGTCATCATCCCCGCGAGCACCACCACTGCGTCGCCCGGCTCGACGACGCCCGCGTCGAGTGCGGTCTGGACCGCCTTCCGGATCACGGCGTCCACGCTCTGGTTCGGTCCGGTGAGCGGCGCGTGTCGCGGGATCACCCCCGCCGCGAGGCCGAGCCGGCGACGCACCCGGTCGTCGGGCGTCACCGCGACCACGGGGACGTCGGGGCGGTACTTCGCGGCCTTGCGGGCGGTGTAGCCCGATTCGGTGGCGGCGACCACCGCGGCGGCGTCGGTGTCGCGCGCGAGATACCGGGCCGATCGCGCGAGCGCGCCGGTGCGGGAGTCGCCCGGCTTCGGCACCATCCGCTCGACGCCCTCGGCGTACTCGGCGCTGCGCTCGATCTCGCCGACCAGACTGTGCATCGCCTCGACCACTCGCACGGGGTGGTCGCCGACCGCGGTCTCGCCCGAGAGCATCACCGCGTCGGTGCCGTCGAGCACCGCGTTCGCGACGTCGGAGGCCTCGGCGCGGGTCGGACGCCGGGCGTGGGTCATCGAGTCGAGCATCTCGGTCGCGGTGATGACCGGGACGCCGGCGGCGTGACACCGGTGGATGATCCGCTTTTGGATCAGCGGCACTTCTTCGAGCGGACACTCGACGCCGAGATCGCCGCGCGCGACCATCACGCCGTCGGCCGCCTCGACGATCCCCGCCAAGTTCGCCACCGCGTCGGCGCGCTCGATCTTCGCGATCACCGGGATCTCGGCGTCGCGCGCCTCGATCGCCTCGTTCACGGCGTAGACGTCGGCGGCGCTCCGCACGAAACTCGCCGCCACGAAGTCGACGCCGGCGTCGGCCGCGAGGTCGAGTTCGCGCCGGTCGTCCTCGGTGGGCACGTCGAGCCCGAGATCGACCCCGGGAACGTTGACGCCGGTGCGACCGCCGAGCGATCCGCCCGAGTCGACGCGCGCACGGAC
This window harbors:
- the gfo6 gene encoding D-xylose 1-dehydrogenase Gfo6, translated to MIDDSLDGLFDGFTERDWRSDASGTVRFAMIGLGWWTTEMAMPAVTDSELCETTVVVSSSKERATDLAETHATVEHGLTYDEFHDGVASEAYDAVYVATPNALHLQYAETAAALDKAILCEKPMEATVERAEDLVAACEDVTLMVAYRMHTEPAVRRARDLVNSGFVGDVVGVHGAMTQRLLDMFDDPDHWRLDPDLAGYGASVMDLGIYPLNTTRYVLDADPVSVSARMHSAHDAFADVPDERASFRLDFEDGVTASCTASQNAARSSHLQITGTEGELRLDPVFFPDEPRRLRIRRGDLDASLDFDQRDQMTEEFTYFADRVIAGEDPLPDGEHGLADMKILRAIYEASETGTVIDVADEI
- the pyk gene encoding pyruvate kinase, encoding MHTTKIVCTLGPASESRGTIAALVDAGMALARLNASHGSTDERAALVERVRDVDATTEPSVATLLDLPGPEIRTAPLDGSIEVETGSTIRFVESESATPEAIGLSTSIAGIAPGDRVLLDDGRIETTVEESEGSAVRARVDSGGSLGGRTGVNVPGVDLGLDVPTEDDRRELDLAADAGVDFVAASFVRSAADVYAVNEAIEARDAEIPVIAKIERADAVANLAGIVEAADGVMVARGDLGVECPLEEVPLIQKRIIHRCHAAGVPVITATEMLDSMTHARRPTRAEASDVANAVLDGTDAVMLSGETAVGDHPVRVVEAMHSLVGEIERSAEYAEGVERMVPKPGDSRTGALARSARYLARDTDAAAVVAATESGYTARKAAKYRPDVPVVAVTPDDRVRRRLGLAAGVIPRHAPLTGPNQSVDAVIRKAVQTALDAGVVEPGDAVVVLAGMMTDLEDTNTTNTLKLHVAAEILAAGRSVVDGRVSGPLHRIDDGDLTDLPEGAVLALPAEFDDEFDGDPARLGGIASAREGVTGYPAIVAREVGLPMISGVSLTDVAEGDRVTLDAGRGVVYEGDIGG